One region of Thermodesulfovibrio thiophilus DSM 17215 genomic DNA includes:
- the thiS gene encoding sulfur carrier protein ThiS, whose protein sequence is MINVKVNGVLMNVSASTIAELLSELQIDPDRVVVEVNLEIVKKERFNEFTIKDGDSIEIVNFVGGGG, encoded by the coding sequence ATGATAAATGTTAAAGTTAATGGTGTGCTTATGAATGTTTCTGCAAGTACAATTGCTGAACTTCTTTCTGAACTTCAGATAGATCCAGATAGGGTCGTTGTTGAGGTTAATTTGGAAATTGTTAAAAAAGAACGTTTCAATGAATTTACAATAAAAGATGGCGATTCAATAGAAATCGTTAACTTTGTAGGAGGAGGAGGATAA
- the rd gene encoding rubredoxin: protein MKKYKCSVCGYVYDPAQGDPDNGIAPGTAFENLPDTWSCPVCGATKDMFEPEE, encoded by the coding sequence ATGAAAAAGTACAAATGTAGTGTATGTGGCTATGTTTATGATCCGGCACAGGGAGATCCTGATAATGGGATAGCGCCTGGAACAGCTTTTGAAAATTTGCCTGATACATGGAGTTGTCCCGTCTGTGGTGCAACAAAAGATATGTTTGAACCAGAGGAGTAA
- a CDS encoding ferritin family protein: protein MKSVELALKMETDAVKFYTEAAEKVSHPVGKKMFLSIAEDEKNHIKMIEEVLKGLELTYIEANPVKTMKTIFEEMKDNLMERIQAQTDDLEAFKIAMEMEKEGVEFYKKVFNEVNTEKEKKLFERLIYEEEQHYKIFSETYNFMKDTGNWFMWKEFSIVEGG, encoded by the coding sequence ATGAAATCAGTAGAACTTGCTTTAAAGATGGAGACAGATGCAGTAAAATTTTATACTGAGGCTGCAGAAAAAGTTTCTCATCCAGTTGGAAAGAAGATGTTTCTCTCTATTGCTGAAGATGAAAAGAATCATATAAAAATGATTGAAGAAGTGCTGAAAGGGCTTGAATTAACATACATAGAAGCTAATCCCGTGAAAACAATGAAAACAATTTTTGAAGAAATGAAAGACAACTTAATGGAAAGAATTCAGGCTCAAACAGATGATCTTGAAGCCTTCAAAATAGCCATGGAAATGGAAAAAGAAGGAGTTGAGTTTTATAAAAAAGTCTTTAATGAAGTTAATACTGAAAAAGAGAAAAAACTTTTTGAAAGATTAATATACGAAGAGGAACAACATTATAAAATTTTCTCTGAAACTTATAACTTTATGAAAGATACCGGAAACTGGTTTATGTGGAAGGAGTTTTCAATTGTTGAGGGCGGATAA
- the dapB gene encoding 4-hydroxy-tetrahydrodipicolinate reductase, with protein sequence MIKLTVCGAAGRMGSRIIALSKDYSDIRLVGAVESKTNPNVGVDAGVMAGIGQIGVTIVDDINKVVDETDIFVNFTNPEATVEYVQVAKKFKKSMVIGTTGLNNQQIALIQECARDIPVVLSPNMSIGVNLLFKILKDVAKVLGDDYDIEIVEAHHRMKKDAPSGTAIKMAKIIAEALNRNLDDVAVYARKGMIGERTKHEIGIQTVRAGDIVGEHTVLFGGLGERIEITHKASSRDTFARGALRAVIWLTNKSAGLYDMADVLGIK encoded by the coding sequence ATGATAAAGCTGACAGTATGCGGTGCAGCAGGAAGAATGGGCAGTAGAATTATTGCTCTTTCAAAAGATTATTCTGATATAAGACTGGTTGGAGCAGTTGAGTCAAAAACAAATCCAAATGTAGGAGTTGATGCAGGAGTAATGGCAGGCATTGGGCAAATAGGTGTTACCATTGTTGATGACATTAATAAAGTTGTTGATGAAACTGACATATTTGTTAATTTCACAAATCCCGAAGCAACAGTAGAATATGTCCAGGTAGCAAAAAAATTTAAAAAATCAATGGTTATTGGCACTACAGGATTGAATAACCAGCAGATTGCTCTTATTCAGGAATGTGCAAGAGATATTCCAGTTGTGTTATCTCCCAATATGAGTATTGGTGTGAATCTTTTATTCAAAATTTTAAAAGATGTAGCAAAAGTACTTGGCGATGATTATGATATTGAAATTGTAGAGGCTCATCACAGGATGAAAAAGGATGCACCAAGTGGAACAGCAATCAAAATGGCAAAAATTATTGCTGAAGCTCTGAATAGAAACCTTGATGATGTTGCAGTATATGCGAGAAAAGGCATGATTGGTGAAAGAACAAAACATGAGATTGGTATTCAGACAGTCAGAGCAGGAGATATTGTTGGTGAACATACCGTTCTATTTGGAGGACTTGGAGAGAGGATAGAAATTACTCATAAAGCATCAAGCAGGGATACCTTTGCAAGAGGTGCTTTAAGAGCTGTAATCTGGCTTACTAACAAATCTGCTGGACTTTATGATATGGCAGATGTATTAGGTATTAAATAA
- the yacG gene encoding DNA gyrase inhibitor YacG: MKAKCPVCNKAVDIKANPWRPFCSKNCKIIDLWNWFHEYYSIKTEEVDENINTQEEDDDKADSMRCSRKNGQ, translated from the coding sequence ATGAAAGCTAAATGCCCTGTTTGTAATAAAGCAGTTGATATAAAAGCTAATCCATGGAGACCTTTTTGCTCTAAAAATTGCAAAATAATTGACCTTTGGAACTGGTTTCATGAATACTATTCAATCAAAACTGAAGAAGTAGATGAAAATATAAATACGCAGGAGGAAGACGATGATAAAGCTGACAGTATGCGGTGCAGCAGGAAGAATGGGCAGTAG
- a CDS encoding adenosylcobalamin-dependent ribonucleoside-diphosphate reductase: MELTERAKIVLKIRYLRKDEQGNIIETPAELFYRVASYVAKAEEFYKQNPSEWTEKYYNLISSLRFLPNSPALMNAGKQKAQLAACFVLPVKDSIEQIFKTLKDAALILQSGGGTGFNFSHLRPKGDIVRSTGGVASGPVSFMKIFDKASDVIKQGGARRGANMGILRVDHPDIMEFIRLKKFESLNNFNISVAITDTFMEALLKDDYYPLINPRNREIVKKVKAKDVFNELVESAWETGDPGVIFLDTINRYNPTPHIGEIESTNPCGEQPLLPYEACILGSINLSNYIKKETFDFQLLEHDVKLATRFLDDAIDVTHYPVPEVEKMHKGNRKIGLGIMGWADCLVRLGIPYNHKKAFEMAEKLMKFIHDKSHEASKELAEKRGVFPNFKGSIWDKIGTPLRNATTTTIAPTGTISIIADCSSGIEPYFLLAYKHRILDTEFEIINQYLIDIAKKEGFYSENFINAIRQKGVLRGIPFIPLKIKKIFKTALEITPEQHIEMQSAFQKYTDNAVSKTINLPQRTKKEEVAKIFILAYKKGLKGVTIFRYGSKSGTLLKVSDAHLTECCEVRGRRPKITRFHDVV, encoded by the coding sequence ATGGAGCTTACAGAAAGAGCTAAAATAGTTCTTAAAATAAGATATTTACGTAAAGATGAACAGGGCAACATAATTGAAACTCCAGCAGAACTTTTTTATAGAGTTGCAAGTTATGTTGCAAAAGCTGAAGAGTTTTATAAACAAAATCCATCAGAATGGACTGAGAAATATTATAATCTCATCAGTTCCTTGAGATTTTTACCTAACTCTCCCGCATTAATGAATGCTGGAAAGCAAAAAGCTCAACTTGCAGCATGTTTTGTTTTGCCTGTTAAAGACTCAATCGAGCAAATATTTAAAACTCTTAAAGATGCTGCATTAATACTTCAGAGTGGTGGTGGAACAGGCTTTAACTTTTCTCATCTGAGACCCAAAGGAGATATTGTTCGTTCTACAGGTGGCGTAGCAAGTGGTCCTGTTTCATTTATGAAAATATTTGATAAAGCTTCTGATGTTATTAAACAGGGAGGAGCAAGGCGTGGGGCTAATATGGGAATTCTCAGAGTTGACCATCCTGACATCATGGAATTCATAAGATTAAAGAAATTTGAAAGTCTTAACAACTTCAATATTTCAGTTGCTATTACAGATACTTTTATGGAAGCTCTTCTGAAAGATGACTATTATCCATTAATAAATCCCAGAAACAGAGAAATTGTAAAAAAAGTTAAAGCAAAGGACGTTTTTAATGAACTTGTGGAGTCCGCATGGGAGACAGGAGATCCAGGTGTAATTTTTCTTGATACCATTAACAGATACAATCCAACTCCTCACATTGGTGAGATTGAAAGCACAAATCCATGCGGAGAACAGCCACTTCTTCCTTACGAAGCCTGCATTCTTGGATCCATTAATCTGTCAAACTATATAAAAAAAGAAACATTTGATTTTCAACTACTTGAGCACGATGTGAAGCTTGCCACACGCTTTCTTGATGACGCCATAGATGTTACTCATTATCCTGTGCCTGAGGTTGAAAAAATGCATAAAGGCAACAGAAAAATCGGACTTGGTATAATGGGTTGGGCAGACTGCCTTGTTAGACTTGGAATTCCTTATAATCATAAAAAAGCTTTTGAAATGGCTGAAAAACTGATGAAATTTATCCATGACAAATCTCACGAAGCATCTAAAGAACTCGCTGAAAAACGTGGAGTTTTCCCAAATTTTAAAGGTTCTATATGGGACAAAATCGGAACTCCATTAAGGAATGCAACCACAACAACAATCGCTCCAACAGGAACAATTTCAATTATTGCAGACTGCTCAAGTGGAATAGAACCATATTTTTTACTTGCCTACAAGCATAGAATTCTTGATACAGAGTTTGAAATAATAAATCAATATCTTATTGACATAGCAAAAAAAGAAGGATTCTATAGTGAAAATTTCATAAATGCAATCAGACAGAAAGGAGTTTTAAGAGGGATTCCCTTCATCCCTCTTAAAATTAAAAAAATTTTTAAAACAGCCCTTGAGATTACTCCAGAACAGCACATTGAAATGCAGTCAGCATTTCAGAAATATACTGACAATGCAGTATCAAAAACAATAAATTTACCGCAGAGGACAAAAAAAGAGGAAGTTGCAAAAATATTTATCCTCGCTTATAAAAAAGGGCTCAAAGGAGTAACTATTTTCAGATATGGTTCAAAAAGTGGAACACTTCTTAAGGTAAGTGATGCTCATCTGACAGAATGCTGCGAAGTCAGAGGAAGAAGACCAAAGATAACCAGGTTTCATGATGTTGTATGA
- a CDS encoding ABC transporter ATP-binding protein produces MIKLENISKSYGKLKAVQELNLEIKKGEIFGLLGPNGAGKTTTVKILTTLTRPDSGKCFIDGIDVINTPQEIKSIIGVVPQENNLERELTVYENLLIYGMLHRVKDLKLKINERIESMKIADKKQSIVSTLSGGLQRRTLVARALLPEPKVLFLDEPSIGLDPQIRRELWQIIRKIKFEGKTVFLTTHYIEEAEALCDRVGILSHGKLIALGSPSELKRNVGEYVVEFFNINGEIVSEVCYSKEQAYEIARQKSDGVTIRKSNLEDVFVKLTGERIKKNP; encoded by the coding sequence ATGATAAAACTTGAAAATATTTCAAAAAGCTATGGAAAGCTGAAAGCAGTTCAGGAACTGAACCTGGAAATTAAAAAAGGTGAGATATTCGGGCTTCTTGGACCAAATGGAGCAGGGAAAACAACAACTGTAAAGATTCTTACCACTCTTACAAGGCCTGATTCAGGTAAATGTTTTATTGATGGAATAGATGTTATTAATACTCCTCAGGAGATAAAGAGCATTATAGGAGTGGTGCCGCAGGAAAACAATCTTGAGCGTGAACTTACTGTGTATGAAAATCTTTTAATCTATGGAATGCTTCACAGGGTTAAAGATTTAAAACTAAAAATCAATGAAAGAATTGAATCTATGAAAATTGCTGATAAAAAACAATCCATTGTTTCAACTCTTTCAGGAGGACTACAGAGAAGAACACTTGTTGCAAGAGCGTTACTGCCAGAACCAAAAGTTTTATTTCTTGATGAGCCATCAATTGGTCTTGACCCTCAAATTAGAAGAGAGCTTTGGCAAATAATTAGAAAGATAAAATTTGAGGGCAAAACGGTATTTTTAACAACCCATTACATTGAAGAAGCAGAAGCACTATGTGACAGAGTTGGCATCCTATCGCATGGTAAACTTATAGCACTTGGCAGTCCATCAGAATTAAAAAGAAATGTCGGAGAGTATGTAGTTGAATTTTTTAATATAAATGGTGAAATAGTAAGTGAAGTCTGCTACAGCAAAGAACAGGCTTATGAAATAGCCAGACAAAAAAGTGATGGAGTAACAATAAGAAAGTCTAATCTCGAAGATGTTTTTGTAAAATTAACCGGAGAAAGAATTAAAAAAAACCCATGA